In the Pleuronectes platessa chromosome 23, fPlePla1.1, whole genome shotgun sequence genome, gtctcctgcaGCCGACCTCCTGGTCAACACGCTGTGCCTCCCCTTCACCCTGGTCTACACGCTGCAGGGGGAGTGGCAGCTGGGCAGCACCCTCTGCTTCCTGGTGCCCTACGCCCAGGGGCTCACCGTGCACGTGTCCACCGTGACGCTCAACGTCATCGCTCTGGACCGACACAGGTGAGAACTCACAGCTAAAAACTGTTTTTCTAAACTTTagttaaaaaatattataattgtGTACGTGGGTAATTATAATGATTTGCTGAGGCTGTCCAGGATGAATGGAAGTTAATGCAATGTCCTGAAAAAGGATAGCggcacaaacctgtgtgtgtttgttgtgtgtttcaggtgtaTTGTGTACCACCTGGAGACCAGGATGCGTAAGGACGTGTGTTTCGGTGTGATAGCGTTGACGTGGGTGCTGAGCGCCGTGCTGGCCAGTCCGCTGGCCATCTTCAGAGAGTACAGCTACTTCACTGTGGAGCCTGGACACAGCATaccggtacacacacacacacacacacacacacacacacacacacatacacctgtAACACCATGTTTCACTATCAAACACTTCAGTCCTATCTCTTTCTCACATGTGGCTTTGATCATCCTGCTCGATCCTCGCTGCCCCTCGtacccctcctctcttctccatctctttcatctgtctctctttccatccctctctcctttcatcCCTCGCCCTTCTATCCTCCCTGTCTTtctgttcttctcctccctcctgctttATTCATGTCCTTTCATTCGCTGGAGAAAACTTCATCCTTCCACAGAAAACTGTTTCAATCCGTAACTGAATCCAATTAAATATATTCAGTCCGAGGatcagaaataaatgaaactaaCATTCTGTTTAATCATCTTGAATCAAACCTAACGTTTCATCTCAGAAAGACTCGACAAGCTCGAAACACAAACTCACTTAAACCTTaagaatctaaataaaaaataatataaattagaCCTAACTAAACAAAGGAAATCTCTTTGATATGTTGAATTGTGTGTTTGATCCCAGGTGTGCATGGAGAAGTGGCCCGGCAAAAGCACCGACGGCACCGTGTACAGCATCTCCATGGTGATCCTGCAGTACTTCCTGCCGCTGTCAATCATCTCCTTCGCCTACGCCCGCATCTGGTCCAAGCTGCGCGCCCACGTCAGCCCGGCGGAGGCCTGCAACAACAGCAAGGCCGGCTCGGaccgccaccgccgccgccgcaaGACCACCAAGATGCTGGTGACCATGGTGGTGGTGTTCGCCGTCAGCTGGCTGCCGCTCCACGCCTTCCAGCTCGCCACCGACCTCTACAGCACGGTGCTGGACATGCGCGACTACCGCCTGCTCTACACCGTCTTCCACGTGATCGCCATGTGCTCCACCTTCGCCAACCCGCTGCTGTACGGCTGGATGAACAGCAACTACCGCGCCGCCTTCCTCGCCGTCTTCAAGTGTCACCGGGggggggagcgagggaggggcgGCCGGCTGGACAGCATTCACCCCgccgggggggcggggggaggaggaggaggaggaggaggaggaggaggaggagggagggcgaAGAAGATAGTGCTGGAGACCGAGGAGGTGGCGCCGACCCACCTGAGCGCCACGGACGTGTGAGCggctggagggagggggggtgatggaggagaggagaggacaagaCGGCGATAAAGAGATTACAGAggcaggaaggagaagaggaaatcaGCATCAGGAAATCTATTGTTCCCCCGACGACAATAGACAACGAGAAGAAGATGAGATTCCACgcggagacagaaagagacggataaagaagaaggagaaaatagAAACGACAGAGTGAGCGGAGGACGATTAGGGATTAAAGAGGTTCTGGAATCCGAAGCAGGGATTAGACAAAGAATGACAGGAGAACAGAATGAGTCAAGTtctgctcgaccaatcagagcaccGGCGCTTTGAGGACGTTACCTCCTCGCGACAGGGGGACGCCGACAATTCAAATGTTTTCCTCCGGCTGTGAGAGACTGAAAACCTTTGATTGAACTTCACCGAGTGAAGAGGAACCGATCTGGAGCTCAACCAGACGTTCACCATGAAACTACGATTGTTTTTCCGAAAAGACTCTGACGATTAAAAAACTGATTCAACAAACGCCAAACACAGGGCTTAACTCCGCCTCCATCCCACACGTGAAGCATTTAGCTCGTACGTTTGAACCCCGAGCGCTTCACGGGCGACAGGTTCGAACACGTGGCCGGCTCGATTGTCCACATGTTCCCCAGAAGCGAGTGAAACTGAAGGCCCCGGGGAACCGAGTCCGAACAATTCAGAGaggcaacagagagagagagataaagttTGGACGGGTTCGAGGATGCATGATGCAAGATTTGTGAAATCTCCCACACTGTTACGTcatgaaatgtgtttgatgTGAATTGTTCTGCAAAAAACAAAGCGTTGTGCAGGAGGCGGAGGacgagagacggggggggggggctaagaggggagagcgagagcgagtGGTCTGAATATAACTGACTGGGATTTAAAAATAGGAGacgctttgtttttcttttaagttgatgaaggacagagagcagaggatgaggagacacaagagagaggatcaggagggaaaagagggataatgaggagaaagagagaaagcttgtttatttcacttcttttttctatttcactGATGTCAGATCAGCTCGTTTTAGATTTATAAGttcaaaaaaaagtttaaattatCCATCACGTGACTTTAGAGCCTTAACACGACTCTGCTGGTTTGTGTCTGCTCTGTTAAAATCCCTCTGGCTTCAAATGATTCAATTTGAAGCAGCTGTCTTTTTGTTAATCCAGATGTTCTCTGACCGTGCGACACCTGGCTGCCTacgttacccacaatgcaacttcaGAACCAGATGTGTAGATGCACATTGTGGGCTCACGACCCCTGACCCTGACATGAGGTTACCGATCAGACGTCACACAGCTCCCCCTACAGGCAGCATGTGAGTTTCTGTGTGAACTCAGAGAAGTTCAGGCTCAGGAAGAGAAACTTTGAGAAGCGAGGGATGAATTTAGGAGTTACCCTCTCTGTGTGAGGGTAGCATCAGAAGGAGCAGAGTTCTGGGCCTGGGGCTCAAACACACAGGACTCAATCTACTGCTTCTAATTTGTGtccaaaacacatttcaattaGTTTTTCTACTGCCAACCCAGCCTCCACCTGTGGGCACCTCCGTCCAGCCGCCGATCAAAGTCCACTGATGTCTTGGCTCGGACAGATGGACGGAGAAAGTTGTACTTATTATTTTTAACGACCCTTTGGACGGCAAaaggtcttttaaaaaaaaatgagaacAACTTTTGGCCTCCTGCTCTCAACATGGAGTCTCTGAGTTAAGGCTCATTCTGCCTCCTTGTTTGTTCGGCCGTCTCGCTTCAACTATTGgccacactgcccccccccccgccacgaTTTCTTCTGGTTCTGCTAAGTTTCATCTGTCTCGTTAAACTTTCAGAAGACGCTCACGAATAAGGACGAAGGGAACACAGAGTACGGACAGAAGAATCCGTAACAATTAGCAAAAAAGTGCCTTCCCTGTTGCAACGCCCCCTTGTGGTCGCTGCCTTCTGCATTCATTCAGCCATTTTTCCTCCGTCAAGAGCCACAAGTTATTCCGTggaaaaattcctggatctgccaatTTTCCCGGATCCAAACTTTAATGAGTTCTCATTTTTTCCCGTGTCACATCCTCCCAGCGAGTTTCCTGGAAATCCATTCTGTGGATTTTGCTCAATCCTTCTGAGGATTAAACAAACGAAACccgggtgaaaacataacctctttttGACGGAGGTGATTAAACTTGCATTTCCCCGTCGGTTAATTTCCACAACACCTTCAGCTGCTGTTCTACTCGTGCATTAAGCAAACAGCAGTTATATCTTTAATTGTCACATTGCAAGTTCAACTCCTTATTTAAGCTGTTATCACCAAAGGTCATTTAGTTTCAGggtttaaagttgaaaaattTGCATATTGTAATTATGAGTCTCAGTTTACCTCTGGCTGGAGCAGTGTCATCATATTCATGAGCAGGAAAACACTTTGCTCCTGTTAATGAACGTTGGAGGGGGGGTTTAAAGTTTCAAACTGCAGGATGAGACAAGTGATTAGAAAGAGAATAAAGTTTAAACTGTTGTTAGAGAGGATCAGACCCTGCAGATAAAATCCTAAATGATTTTTGGACTTGGTCTGTTTGTCCCTCTGCTCGTCTTTTCCTCTTTAAATCCCTCGATTGGcagatcctctctctctctctctctctctccatctctgagcTACGTCACTGCCTCGCCCAAGCCAAAATCCCACAATCCCCCTGTTCCCTCCCTCTGAACCTCGCCAGCTGTCGATCTCCATCCGGGTTCCAGCCCCTCGCTCTCCTCCCCTCCGAACGCACACGCCTCAACGAGACGGACATGGCGTCTCTCTGAGGACGGACAGGAGAGAATAAGACTTATCGGTTCTGTTCTGTTTTGGACTGAGTTCAGAGACACAATGATTCCTCACAAAAAAGACAGTTTCATCTTGTCGAGGCTTGGaccatgtgtgtgactgtgtccaCCTGAATCATTCTCAAGGCATGATTTCCAGATTAAATTTATTAACAAACCATAACGTGCTTTAGTTCAGAAACAGCAGCTTGATGTGTTAAACCTCTGGATTTGAGTTGGatgattttacagtttttttaaagcatcacaTTGAGGAAATGGGTCAAACACAAGTTTTCAGAAAGAGTTTGACGTCACCTTGTTTTCTCTGAATCCCCAAAGctatcccacaatgcattgcatGGATACGTCTGTCTTGTCAACagaaattagtaaaaaaaaatggaagaaaGAAGTTGTCAACATCCAATCAAAACGATTAATACCAGTAAACACCAGTTTGAAGCTTGCTCAGTGTTTTAATTACAGTTTGAACTTGAACTTCAATCaattaaatttgaattattCCACTTTCACGTTATTATAAATCCTCTGATGTATTCAGAAATGGCAGAGCAGCAGTTAATATCTTATAATTTGAGTCTTGTAGAGTTTCTGTTTGTGAATAACTTCTGCCCAACAGCTAGCTGAATACATCGTGAGCCCCTCTGGC is a window encoding:
- the npy2rl gene encoding neuropeptide Y receptor Y2, like; translated protein: MEAVSVANDSLDELHFLSTSDDDLGQVGYRDYDPDASAVPPTLSSEGLNFPEDPIRLLSVQVVLILAYSTIIVLGVLGNSLVIYVIYRFKTLRTVTNFFIANLAVADLLVNTLCLPFTLVYTLQGEWQLGSTLCFLVPYAQGLTVHVSTVTLNVIALDRHRCIVYHLETRMRKDVCFGVIALTWVLSAVLASPLAIFREYSYFTVEPGHSIPVCMEKWPGKSTDGTVYSISMVILQYFLPLSIISFAYARIWSKLRAHVSPAEACNNSKAGSDRHRRRRKTTKMLVTMVVVFAVSWLPLHAFQLATDLYSTVLDMRDYRLLYTVFHVIAMCSTFANPLLYGWMNSNYRAAFLAVFKCHRGGERGRGGRLDSIHPAGGAGGGGGGGGGGGGGGRAKKIVLETEEVAPTHLSATDV